The proteins below come from a single Epinephelus moara isolate mb chromosome 19, YSFRI_EMoa_1.0, whole genome shotgun sequence genomic window:
- the emx2 gene encoding homeobox protein EMX2: MFQPTPKRCFTIESLVAKDNPVPASRTEEPIRPAALSYANSGQMNPFLNGFHSGGRGVYSNPDLVFAEAVSHPQNSAVPVHPVAPPHALAAHPLSSSHSPHPLFASQQRDPSTFYPWLLHRYRYLGHRFQGNETSPESFLLHNALARKPKRIRTAFSPSQLLRLEHAFEKNHYVVGAERKQLAHSLSLTETQVKVWFQNRRTKFKRQKLEEEGSESQQKKKGSHHINRWRLATKQGSPEEIDVTSDD; this comes from the exons ATGTTTCAACCTACACCCAAGAGGTGTTTTACTATAGAGTCTTTAGTGGCGAAGGATAATCCTGTACCGGCGTCCCGCACCGAGGAGCCCATCAGGCCAGCGGCTCTCAGCTATGCAAACTCCGGCCAGATGAACCCCTTCCTCAACGGTTTTCACTCCGGCGGCAGGGGCGTCTACTCTAACCCGGACTTGGTGTTTGCCGAGGCGGTCTCTCATCCGCAAAACTCAGCCGTCCCGGTGCATCCGGTGGCCCCGCCGCACGCTCTGGCCGCTCACCCGCTTTCGTCCTCACACAGTCCGCACCCTCTTTTTGCCAGCCAGCAAAGGGACCCCTCAACTTTCTACCCCTGGTTATTACACAGATATAGGTACTTGGGTCACAGATTTCAAG GTAATGAAACGAGTCCAGAGAGCTTCCTTTTGCACAACGCGCTGGCCAGAAAGCCCAAAAGAATCCGGACAGCTTTTTCACCTTCGCAACTCCTGCGGCTCGAACACGCTTTTGAGAAAAACCATTACGTGGTGGGAGCAGAAAGAAAACAGCTCGCCCACAGCCTTAGCCTCACAGAAACTCAG GTAAAAGTGTGGTTTCAGAACCGGAGGACGAAGTTCAAGCGACAGAAGTTGGAGGAGGAGGGCTCGGAGTctcagcagaagaagaaaggatCGCATCACATAAACCGGTGGAGACTGGCGACAAAACAGGGGAGCCCAGAGGAAATTGATGTCACTTCGGacgattaa